One window from the genome of Nocardioides panaciterrulae encodes:
- the rpsD gene encoding 30S ribosomal protein S4 has protein sequence MARYTGPMTKKSRRLGVDLVGGDAAYERRPYPPGQHGRGRIKESEYLLQLREKQKARISYGILERQFHNYYVEASRRAGKTGDNLLQLLECRLDNVVYRAGFARTRRHARQLVVHGHFRVNGRKVDIPSFQVTAHDVIDVREKSLEMTPFIVARETHGERVVPAWLEAIPSRMRILVHQLPVRAQIDVPVQEQLIVEYYSKK, from the coding sequence ATGGCCCGCTACACCGGCCCCATGACCAAGAAGTCGCGTCGTCTCGGCGTCGACCTCGTTGGTGGCGACGCGGCGTACGAGCGTCGTCCCTACCCGCCCGGCCAGCACGGCCGCGGCCGCATCAAGGAGAGCGAGTACCTCCTCCAGCTTCGTGAGAAGCAGAAGGCGCGCATCTCCTACGGCATCCTCGAGCGTCAGTTCCACAACTACTACGTCGAGGCCTCCCGCCGTGCCGGCAAGACCGGCGACAACCTGCTGCAGCTGCTCGAGTGCCGTCTCGACAACGTGGTCTACCGTGCCGGCTTCGCCCGCACGCGCCGCCACGCCCGCCAGCTCGTCGTGCACGGGCACTTCCGGGTCAACGGCAGGAAGGTCGACATCCCGTCCTTCCAGGTGACCGCCCACGACGTCATCGACGTCCGCGAGAAGTCCCTCGAGATGACCCCGTTCATCGTGGCTCGCGAGACCCACGGTGAGCGCGTCGTCCCGGCGTGGCTCGAGGCCATCCCGTCGCGCATGCGCATCCTGGTGCACCAGCTCCCGGTCCGCGCACAGATCGACGTGCCGGTCCAGGAGCAGCTGATCGTGGAGTACTACTCGAAGAAGTAA
- a CDS encoding DNA-directed RNA polymerase subunit alpha → MLIAQRPTLSEESVDEFRSRFVIEPLEPGFGYTLGNSLRRTLLSSIPGASVTSIKVDTVLHEFSTIEGVKEDVTEIILNLKGLVVSSEHDEPVTMYLRKSGAGDVTAADIAPPAGVEVHNPDLKIATLSDKGKLEMELVVERGRGYVSAVQNKGADNEIGRMPVDSIYSPVLKVTYKVEATRVEQRTDFDKLVIDVETKPSIRPRDAIASAGKTLVELFGLARELNVEAEGIDIGPSPVDEQLAADLALPVEDLQLTVRSYNCLKREGIHTVGELISRSEQDLLDIRNFGAKSIDEVKAKLVEMGLSLKDSAPGFDPHAALAAYGDDDDDAFVEDEQY, encoded by the coding sequence GTGCTCATCGCACAGCGCCCCACCCTGTCGGAAGAGTCCGTCGACGAGTTCCGTTCGCGCTTCGTCATCGAGCCGCTGGAGCCTGGCTTCGGCTACACCCTCGGCAACTCGCTGCGGCGCACCCTGCTGTCGTCGATTCCCGGCGCATCCGTCACCAGCATCAAGGTCGACACCGTCCTGCACGAGTTCTCGACCATCGAGGGCGTCAAGGAAGACGTCACCGAGATCATCCTCAACCTCAAGGGCCTCGTCGTCTCCTCCGAGCACGACGAGCCGGTCACCATGTACCTCCGCAAGTCCGGCGCCGGTGACGTCACCGCCGCCGACATCGCGCCCCCGGCCGGTGTCGAGGTGCACAACCCGGACCTGAAGATCGCCACCCTGTCCGACAAGGGCAAGCTGGAGATGGAGCTCGTCGTCGAGCGCGGTCGGGGCTACGTCTCGGCCGTGCAGAACAAGGGCGCCGACAACGAGATCGGCCGGATGCCGGTCGACTCGATCTATAGCCCGGTCCTCAAGGTCACCTACAAGGTCGAGGCCACCCGTGTCGAGCAGCGCACCGACTTCGACAAGCTGGTCATCGACGTCGAGACCAAGCCGTCGATCCGTCCCCGTGACGCGATCGCCTCGGCCGGCAAGACCCTCGTCGAGCTGTTCGGCCTGGCCCGCGAGCTGAACGTCGAGGCCGAGGGCATCGACATCGGCCCCTCGCCGGTCGACGAGCAGCTGGCCGCGGACCTCGCCCTCCCGGTCGAGGACCTGCAGCTGACCGTCCGCTCCTACAACTGCCTCAAGCGCGAGGGCATCCACACCGTGGGTGAGCTCATCTCGCGCTCGGAGCAGGACCTGCTCGACATCCGCAACTTCGGTGCGAAGTCGATCGACGAGGTCAAGGCCAAGCTGGTCGAGATGGGCCTGTCCCTGAAGGACAGCGCGCCCGGCTTCGACCCGCACGCGGCCCTGGCGGCGTACGGCGACGACGACGACGACGCGTTCGTCGAGGACGAGCAGTACTGA
- the rplQ gene encoding 50S ribosomal protein L17 has product MPTPKKGARLGGSPAHQRLILSNLATALFEHGRITTTEAKARVLRPVAEKLITKAKKGDLHNRREVLKTIRDKGVVHVLFTEIAPTFAERPGGYTRITKIGPRKGDNAPMAVIELVTEAYSPKPAASKAKTAVAPKAAPVEETPAEDEATEAPAEDAPAEDAPAEDAPVEMTEETVPESTVAEAEETEDKA; this is encoded by the coding sequence ATGCCCACTCCCAAGAAGGGCGCCCGCCTCGGCGGCAGCCCGGCCCACCAGCGCCTGATCCTCTCGAACCTGGCCACGGCCCTGTTCGAGCACGGCCGGATCACCACCACCGAGGCCAAGGCGCGCGTGCTGCGCCCGGTCGCGGAGAAGCTGATCACCAAGGCGAAGAAGGGCGACCTGCACAACCGTCGCGAGGTCCTCAAGACCATCCGCGACAAGGGTGTCGTGCACGTGCTGTTCACCGAGATCGCGCCGACCTTCGCCGAGCGTCCGGGTGGCTACACCCGGATCACCAAGATCGGCCCCCGCAAGGGCGACAACGCCCCCATGGCGGTCATCGAGCTGGTGACCGAGGCGTACTCGCCGAAGCCGGCCGCGTCGAAGGCGAAGACGGCCGTGGCGCCGAAGGCCGCTCCGGTCGAGGAGACCCCGGCCGAGGACGAGGCCACCGAGGCCCCCGCCGAGGACGCCCCCGCCGAGGACGCTCCCGCCGAGGACGCCCCGGTCGAGATGACCGAGGAGACCGTGCCGGAGAGCACCGTCGCCGAGGCCGAGGAGACCGAGGACAAGGCCTGA
- a CDS encoding DUF2786 domain-containing protein codes for MTHPDPILAKVRKLLALAEDPAATEHEAVTYTAKAAQLIADYGIDQVLLAQADPTRDPVGDRVLTMDAPYAADKADLLSTVAGRLRCQTVQRTRWRDGRKELSLHLFGHHCDLERTELLFTSLLLQAATGLSRTHVPPGEHKAAFRRSWLAGFRMAIGDRLKAAEQRARAESSDRFREAGSSTELVLADRSALVEAALNQAYPYLTTAPPRQLSGSGGAEGWAAGRRADLGERRVGSARRALPRGA; via the coding sequence ATGACCCACCCCGACCCGATCCTTGCCAAGGTCCGCAAGCTGCTGGCCCTGGCCGAGGACCCCGCAGCCACCGAGCACGAGGCGGTCACCTACACCGCCAAGGCGGCCCAGCTCATCGCCGACTACGGCATCGACCAAGTCCTGCTCGCACAGGCGGATCCCACCCGCGACCCGGTGGGTGACCGGGTGCTGACCATGGACGCGCCGTACGCCGCGGACAAGGCCGACCTGCTCTCGACCGTCGCCGGGCGGCTGCGCTGCCAGACGGTGCAGCGGACCCGCTGGCGCGACGGACGCAAGGAGCTCTCGCTGCACCTGTTCGGCCACCACTGCGACCTCGAGCGCACCGAGCTGCTCTTCACCAGCCTGCTTCTCCAGGCCGCCACCGGCCTGTCCCGGACCCACGTCCCGCCCGGCGAGCACAAGGCTGCCTTCCGCCGGTCCTGGCTCGCCGGCTTCCGGATGGCGATCGGCGACCGCCTCAAGGCCGCGGAGCAGCGAGCCCGGGCAGAGTCCTCCGACAGGTTCCGCGAGGCCGGGAGCTCCACGGAGCTGGTCCTCGCCGATCGGTCCGCCCTCGTCGAGGCCGCCCTCAACCAGGCCTACCCCTACCTCACCACCGCGCCACCCCGGCAGCTGTCCGGCTCGGGTGGGGCCGAGGGGTGGGCCGCGGGCCGCCGCGCCGACCTCGGCGAACGGCGGGTCGGGAGTGCCCGGCGGGCACTGCCCCGCGGAGCCTGA
- a CDS encoding GntR family transcriptional regulator translates to MELEPLDPAASEPPFEQLRRQIASRAARGELAPGTRLPTVRALAAEAHLAVNTVARVYRELEADGVVVTEGRRGTFVAGTAAAGSADARRAAEEYAAGLRRIGASLAEAHKLLDACWPGALQGGGS, encoded by the coding sequence ATGGAGCTCGAGCCCCTGGACCCCGCTGCCTCCGAGCCACCGTTCGAGCAGCTGCGTCGTCAGATCGCGTCGCGCGCGGCCCGCGGGGAGCTCGCTCCCGGCACCCGGCTGCCGACCGTCCGCGCGCTGGCGGCCGAGGCGCACCTCGCGGTGAACACCGTGGCCCGGGTCTACCGCGAGCTGGAGGCGGACGGCGTCGTGGTCACCGAGGGCCGGCGGGGCACCTTCGTGGCCGGCACCGCCGCCGCGGGCTCGGCCGACGCCCGCCGGGCCGCGGAGGAGTACGCCGCCGGCCTGCGCCGGATCGGCGCCTCCCTGGCCGAGGCGCACAAGCTGCTCGACGCGTGCTGGCCCGGTGCCTTGCAAGGAGGGGGCTCCTGA
- a CDS encoding carbohydrate kinase family protein produces the protein MEPDVLVVGEALVDIVNAADGETKEYAGGSAANVAVALARLGRPVRFATSYADDPHGRLIADHLERAGVALACDPHAVARTSTAEATIGVDGAAEYEFDLEWHLNAVPVEPHPLVVHTCSLGAVLEPGADEVVALLEKLREHATVSYDVNARPAITGTGPDLVDRVERMARLADLVKASDEDLEALYPRLGLVKVARRLLSLGPAAVVVTRGADGAMWVGPDDVVEIGPHEVEVADTIGAGDTFGAALLDALWEAGRLGADHREELRELRPAEIEGLLAHAAHAAAVTVSRPGADPPYRHELPGLP, from the coding sequence ATGGAACCTGACGTGCTCGTGGTCGGCGAGGCCCTGGTCGACATCGTCAACGCCGCCGACGGCGAGACCAAGGAGTACGCCGGGGGCAGCGCCGCCAACGTGGCCGTCGCGCTGGCCCGGCTGGGGCGCCCGGTCCGGTTCGCCACCAGCTACGCCGACGACCCCCACGGGCGGCTGATCGCCGACCACCTGGAGCGGGCCGGCGTGGCGCTGGCGTGCGACCCCCACGCGGTCGCGCGGACGTCGACCGCCGAGGCCACGATCGGGGTCGACGGAGCCGCGGAGTACGAGTTCGACCTCGAGTGGCACCTCAACGCCGTCCCCGTGGAGCCGCACCCGCTGGTCGTGCACACCTGCTCGCTCGGTGCCGTGCTCGAGCCGGGCGCCGACGAGGTGGTCGCCCTGCTGGAGAAGCTGCGCGAGCACGCGACCGTGAGCTACGACGTCAACGCCCGCCCGGCGATCACCGGCACCGGGCCCGACCTGGTCGACCGGGTCGAGCGGATGGCGCGCCTCGCCGACCTGGTCAAGGCCTCCGACGAGGACCTCGAGGCGCTCTACCCGCGGCTCGGGCTGGTGAAGGTGGCCCGCCGCCTGCTCTCGCTCGGTCCGGCCGCCGTGGTCGTCACCCGGGGCGCGGACGGCGCGATGTGGGTCGGGCCCGACGACGTCGTCGAGATCGGGCCCCACGAGGTCGAGGTGGCCGACACGATCGGCGCCGGCGACACCTTCGGCGCCGCCCTCCTCGACGCGCTCTGGGAGGCCGGCAGGCTCGGCGCCGACCACCGCGAGGAGCTGCGCGAGCTCCGACCCGCCGAGATCGAGGGCCTGCTCGCCCACGCCGCCCACGCCGCGGCCGTCACGGTCTCCCGTCCCGGCGCGGACCCGCCGTACCGCCACGAGCTGCCCGGCCTGCCGTAG
- the truA gene encoding tRNA pseudouridine(38-40) synthase TruA has translation MRIRIDLAYDGTDFHGWAAQPRLRTVQGEVEAALATALRVPEVSVVCAGRTDTGVHARGQVVHLDVAAEQLAASAGRSQDPPLTALLRRLNGILPPDVRARRAETVPEGFDARFSALWRRYAYRVADDAAVVDPLARRHVLAWSRPLDLSLMNAASADLVGHHDFASFCKRREGATTIRTLLGLDWSRDATGVAVATVRADAFCHSMVRALVGCLLAIGEGRRPVTWAGEQLSARERDPAVSVAHAHGLTLEEVAYPADEELAARADRTRARRTPVGAVEETGAP, from the coding sequence GTGCGGATCCGGATCGACCTGGCCTACGACGGCACCGACTTCCACGGCTGGGCGGCCCAGCCACGGCTGAGGACCGTGCAGGGTGAGGTCGAGGCGGCGCTGGCGACGGCGCTGCGCGTGCCGGAGGTCTCGGTCGTGTGCGCCGGGCGCACCGACACCGGTGTGCATGCGCGCGGTCAGGTGGTCCACCTCGACGTCGCCGCCGAGCAGCTGGCCGCCTCGGCCGGGCGCTCGCAGGACCCGCCGCTGACCGCGCTGCTGCGCCGGCTGAACGGGATCCTGCCGCCCGACGTCCGGGCCCGCCGTGCGGAGACGGTCCCCGAGGGCTTCGACGCCCGGTTCTCGGCGCTGTGGCGCCGCTACGCCTACCGCGTCGCCGACGACGCCGCCGTCGTCGACCCGTTGGCCCGGCGCCACGTGCTGGCCTGGTCGCGACCGCTGGACCTGAGCCTGATGAACGCGGCCTCCGCCGACCTGGTCGGCCACCACGACTTCGCCTCCTTCTGCAAGCGGCGCGAGGGCGCCACCACGATCCGCACCCTGCTGGGCCTCGACTGGTCCCGGGACGCGACCGGCGTCGCCGTGGCCACCGTCCGCGCCGACGCGTTCTGCCACAGCATGGTGCGGGCCCTGGTCGGCTGCCTGCTCGCGATCGGGGAGGGCCGCCGCCCGGTCACGTGGGCCGGCGAGCAGCTGAGCGCCCGCGAGCGCGACCCCGCGGTGAGCGTGGCGCACGCGCACGGCCTCACGCTCGAGGAGGTCGCCTACCCCGCGGACGAGGAGCTCGCCGCCCGTGCCGACCGGACCCGGGCGAGGAGAACCCCAGTGGGAGCGGTCGAGGAGACAGGAGCGCCGTGA
- a CDS encoding methyltransferase: MNEHYFTADPETPFARESFTCEAWGHQLGLTSGAGVFSRGHLDHATAVLLRETEPPAAGRVLDLGCGYGVIGLAIAVAAPHTVVTGLDVNERAVLLANENAAALGVADRFTATTAAGVDPGATYDEIWSNPPIRIGKQALHDLLLTWLPRLVPGGRAVLVVGKNLGADSLQRWLGEQGYPTERLASAKGFRVLESRRE; the protein is encoded by the coding sequence GTGAACGAGCACTACTTCACCGCCGACCCGGAGACGCCGTTCGCGCGGGAGTCCTTCACCTGCGAGGCCTGGGGGCACCAGCTCGGGCTCACCAGCGGCGCGGGCGTGTTCAGCCGCGGGCACCTCGACCACGCGACGGCCGTGCTCCTCCGGGAGACCGAGCCGCCGGCGGCCGGCCGGGTCCTCGACCTCGGCTGCGGGTACGGCGTGATCGGCCTGGCGATCGCTGTCGCCGCCCCCCACACGGTGGTCACCGGCCTCGACGTCAACGAGCGCGCGGTGCTGCTGGCCAACGAGAACGCCGCGGCGCTCGGCGTCGCCGACCGGTTCACCGCCACCACGGCCGCCGGCGTCGACCCGGGCGCGACGTACGACGAGATCTGGTCCAACCCGCCGATCCGGATCGGCAAGCAGGCGCTGCACGACCTGCTGCTGACCTGGCTGCCGCGGCTGGTGCCCGGCGGCCGCGCGGTGCTGGTGGTCGGCAAGAACCTCGGCGCCGACTCCCTGCAGCGCTGGCTGGGCGAGCAGGGCTACCCGACCGAACGGCTCGCCAGCGCCAAGGGCTTCCGGGTGCTGGAGAGCCGTCGGGAGTGA
- the mgrA gene encoding L-glyceraldehyde 3-phosphate reductase: protein MTFEAADNRYDTDATGMQYRFTGRSGLKLPALSLGLWQNFGTDRPEETQRAILRRAFDRGVTHFDLANNYGPPYGRAEENFGRYLRDDFKPYRDELVVSTKAGYDMWPGPYGQGGGSRKYVLASLDQSLTRLGLDYVDIFYSHRFDAETPIEETMMALDHAVRQGKALYVGISSYSASKTREAARIARELGTPLLIHQPSYSLLNRWIEEELLDELEQQGMGCIVFTALAQGLLTDKYLGGVPEDSRAARQGSTIPGEHLDETVLGHVRRLNQIAEERGQKLAQLALQWVLRDQRVTSAVIGASSVEQLDTNLDALAGPPLTDEELAAIDKDAVDSGVNLWAKQTED, encoded by the coding sequence ATGACCTTCGAAGCCGCCGACAACCGTTACGACACTGACGCCACCGGCATGCAGTACCGCTTCACCGGGCGCAGTGGCCTGAAGCTGCCCGCCCTGTCGCTCGGCCTGTGGCAGAACTTCGGCACCGACCGGCCCGAGGAGACCCAGCGCGCGATCCTGCGCCGCGCCTTCGACCGGGGCGTGACCCACTTCGACCTCGCCAACAACTACGGCCCGCCGTACGGCCGCGCCGAGGAGAACTTCGGGCGCTACCTCCGCGACGACTTCAAGCCCTACCGCGACGAGCTCGTCGTCTCCACCAAGGCCGGCTACGACATGTGGCCGGGCCCCTACGGCCAGGGCGGCGGCTCCCGCAAGTACGTCCTCGCCTCGCTGGACCAGTCGCTGACGCGGCTCGGCCTGGACTACGTCGACATCTTCTACAGCCACCGCTTCGACGCCGAGACGCCGATCGAGGAGACGATGATGGCGCTGGACCACGCGGTCCGGCAGGGCAAGGCGCTGTACGTCGGGATCTCGTCGTACTCCGCCTCGAAGACCCGAGAGGCGGCGCGGATCGCCCGCGAGCTGGGCACGCCGCTGCTGATCCACCAGCCGTCCTACTCGCTGCTGAACCGCTGGATCGAGGAGGAGCTGCTCGACGAGCTCGAGCAGCAGGGGATGGGCTGCATCGTGTTCACGGCGCTGGCGCAGGGGCTGCTGACCGACAAGTACCTCGGCGGCGTGCCCGAGGACTCGCGCGCCGCGCGCCAGGGGTCCACGATCCCCGGCGAGCACCTCGACGAGACCGTGCTCGGCCACGTCCGGCGGCTCAACCAGATCGCCGAGGAGCGCGGCCAGAAGCTGGCCCAGCTGGCGCTGCAGTGGGTGCTGCGCGACCAGCGGGTGACCTCGGCGGTCATCGGCGCGAGCTCGGTCGAGCAGCTCGACACCAACCTCGACGCGCTCGCCGGGCCCCCGCTCACCGACGAGGAGCTGGCCGCGATCGACAAGGACGCGGTCGACTCGGGCGTCAACCTCTGGGCCAAGCAGACCGAGGACTGA
- a CDS encoding phosphatase PAP2 family protein: MASASPEVARRGRARAPATPAWLRGTTMSAYLGLLVLWTVELGVPRQVFVVFGWLWLATVAWNARARPSYHLAFLRDWWLPLVALTAYMYSRGVTDDLGIAPHFSMPVVVDRWLGAGVTPTQRLQEAWCGTPCHRHLPPRWYDVVLTSVYLSHFLTGLTLATVLWVRNRVEWVRWMRRYLTISFAALAIYVVYPMAPPWLAARDGYLPDGVHRLTGRGWSDLGLGHLDLALRGIGNPVAAMPSLHAGMAFLLALYGIQRLRSRARWLLLAYPVVMAVALVYDGEHYVVDVLAGALLAVLVLLGAGLWETARGD, translated from the coding sequence ATGGCGTCGGCGTCGCCGGAGGTCGCACGGCGGGGACGGGCCCGGGCACCCGCCACGCCGGCGTGGCTGCGAGGCACGACGATGTCGGCGTACCTCGGCCTGCTCGTGCTCTGGACCGTCGAGCTCGGCGTCCCCCGCCAGGTCTTCGTGGTGTTCGGCTGGCTGTGGCTGGCCACGGTCGCCTGGAACGCCCGTGCCCGGCCCAGCTACCACCTCGCGTTCCTGCGCGACTGGTGGCTGCCGCTGGTCGCGCTCACGGCCTACATGTACAGCCGCGGGGTCACCGACGACCTCGGGATCGCGCCGCACTTCTCGATGCCGGTCGTCGTCGACCGCTGGCTCGGCGCCGGCGTCACCCCCACCCAGCGGCTCCAGGAGGCCTGGTGCGGGACGCCGTGCCACCGCCACCTGCCGCCGCGGTGGTACGACGTGGTGCTCACCAGCGTCTACCTCTCGCACTTCCTGACCGGGCTGACGCTGGCGACGGTGCTGTGGGTCCGCAACCGGGTCGAGTGGGTGCGCTGGATGCGCCGCTACCTCACGATCAGCTTCGCGGCGCTGGCGATCTACGTCGTCTACCCGATGGCGCCGCCGTGGCTGGCCGCCCGCGACGGCTACCTCCCCGACGGGGTGCACCGGCTGACCGGGCGCGGCTGGTCCGACCTCGGGCTCGGCCACCTTGACCTCGCGCTGCGGGGCATCGGCAACCCGGTCGCGGCGATGCCCTCCCTGCACGCGGGCATGGCGTTCCTGCTGGCCCTCTACGGCATCCAGCGGCTCCGGTCCCGGGCGCGCTGGCTGCTGCTCGCCTATCCCGTCGTCATGGCGGTCGCCCTCGTCTACGACGGGGAGCACTACGTCGTCGACGTGCTGGCCGGGGCGCTGCTGGCCGTGCTGGTGCTGCTCGGCGCCGGGCTGTGGGAGACCGCCCGCGGCGACTGA
- a CDS encoding ferredoxin produces the protein MSRLHVDWTRCDGHGACAELVPELLTSDEWGFPLSRTGERDPVVPPHLEELAEHAVRTCPLMALRRV, from the coding sequence ATGAGCCGACTCCACGTGGACTGGACCCGCTGCGACGGCCACGGCGCCTGCGCCGAGCTGGTGCCGGAGCTGCTGACCAGTGACGAGTGGGGCTTCCCCCTCAGCCGGACCGGCGAACGCGACCCCGTCGTACCTCCCCACCTCGAGGAGCTCGCCGAGCACGCGGTGCGCACCTGCCCCCTGATGGCGCTGCGCCGGGTCTGA
- a CDS encoding NADH-ubiquinone oxidoreductase-F iron-sulfur binding region domain-containing protein has protein sequence MSTMATPDTHRLLAATPAEHPPRLTLEQLLGLVEDAGLTGRGGAGFPTAIKVRSVAEGRRRPVLVGNAMEGEPLSKKDAVLLTRVPHLVVEGLAVVGRAIGARRLVLAIGPDVHPAAAEEAARGRGVEVARLDGGFVAGQESALVNQLGGRPAVPSDPLVRVTTRGLDGRPTLVLNAETLAQVALLARHGADWFRRVGTEEDPGTSLFSISGAVAHPGVVEAGRGTPLSRVLAPAEPDAPVAVLVGGYHGAWVPGWALDTPLTGSALKEYGATVGAGVLHVLGPNTCPIRVAADIAAYLAGESAQQCGPCLNGLPRMAEGLRRLARRAPDPGLPAEIDRMRLLVTGRGACAHPDGTARMVASTMRVFAPHVDRHLAGHCGLEGHR, from the coding sequence ATGAGCACCATGGCCACGCCCGACACGCACCGGCTGCTCGCCGCCACGCCGGCCGAGCACCCGCCCCGGTTGACCCTGGAGCAGCTGCTCGGCCTGGTCGAGGACGCCGGGCTGACCGGTCGCGGCGGCGCCGGCTTCCCGACCGCGATCAAGGTGCGGTCGGTGGCGGAGGGGCGCCGCCGGCCGGTGCTCGTCGGCAACGCCATGGAGGGCGAGCCGCTGAGCAAGAAGGACGCCGTGCTGCTCACCCGGGTGCCGCACCTGGTGGTCGAGGGCCTGGCGGTGGTCGGCCGCGCGATCGGCGCCCGCCGCCTGGTGCTGGCGATCGGTCCCGACGTGCACCCGGCGGCGGCCGAGGAGGCCGCCCGGGGCCGCGGCGTGGAGGTCGCCCGCCTCGACGGAGGCTTCGTCGCCGGCCAGGAGTCCGCGCTCGTCAACCAGCTCGGCGGCCGGCCCGCGGTGCCGAGCGACCCGCTCGTCCGGGTCACGACCCGCGGGCTCGACGGGCGCCCCACCCTGGTCCTCAACGCGGAGACGCTGGCCCAGGTGGCGCTGCTGGCCAGGCACGGCGCGGACTGGTTCCGCCGGGTGGGGACCGAGGAGGACCCCGGGACCTCGCTGTTCTCGATCAGCGGCGCCGTCGCGCACCCGGGCGTGGTCGAGGCCGGGCGCGGCACCCCGCTGTCCCGGGTGCTCGCCCCTGCCGAGCCGGATGCTCCCGTCGCGGTGCTGGTCGGCGGCTACCACGGCGCGTGGGTGCCGGGCTGGGCCCTCGACACCCCGCTCACCGGGTCGGCGCTGAAGGAGTACGGCGCCACCGTCGGCGCCGGCGTCCTGCACGTGCTGGGCCCGAACACCTGCCCGATCCGGGTCGCCGCCGACATCGCGGCCTACCTGGCCGGTGAGTCGGCCCAGCAGTGCGGCCCGTGCCTGAACGGGCTGCCCCGGATGGCCGAGGGGCTGCGCCGGCTCGCCCGCCGGGCCCCCGACCCCGGCCTGCCGGCCGAGATCGACCGGATGCGGCTGCTGGTGACCGGCCGCGGCGCCTGCGCCCACCCCGACGGGACCGCCCGGATGGTCGCGAGCACCATGCGGGTCTTCGCCCCCCACGTGGACCGGCACCTGGCCGGCCACTGCGGGCTGGAGGGACATCGATGA
- a CDS encoding ferric reductase-like transmembrane domain-containing protein, producing the protein MSALGNQALWDLGRGTGIVALVMFTITLVLGVLTRSGRPVPGLGRFGASDVHRTAALTGTALVAVHVGCLYLDPYAQLRLVDLFLPFLGAYRPLWQGLGTLGVELLGIITVVSLLRHRVGPRVFRAVHWLTYAFWPVALLHALGNGTDAATPWFRGAAVVCIAAVGLAVAWRVAPSYAGRGWHRTPRKVAR; encoded by the coding sequence ATGAGCGCGCTCGGCAACCAGGCCCTGTGGGACCTCGGCCGGGGCACCGGCATCGTCGCGCTGGTGATGTTCACGATCACGCTGGTCCTCGGCGTCCTCACCCGGTCCGGACGTCCGGTGCCCGGCCTGGGCCGGTTCGGCGCCAGCGACGTGCACCGCACCGCCGCCCTCACCGGCACCGCGCTGGTCGCCGTGCACGTCGGCTGCCTCTACCTGGACCCCTACGCCCAGCTGCGGCTGGTCGACCTGTTCCTGCCCTTCCTCGGCGCCTACCGGCCGCTGTGGCAGGGCCTCGGCACCCTCGGCGTCGAGCTGCTCGGCATCATCACGGTCGTCAGCCTGCTGCGGCACCGGGTGGGGCCCCGGGTCTTCCGGGCCGTCCACTGGCTGACCTACGCGTTCTGGCCGGTGGCCCTGCTGCACGCGCTGGGCAACGGCACCGACGCGGCCACCCCCTGGTTCCGAGGCGCCGCCGTCGTCTGCATCGCCGCCGTCGGGCTGGCGGTGGCCTGGCGCGTCGCCCCGTCGTACGCCGGCCGCGGCTGGCACCGCACTCCCCGGAAGGTCGCCCGATGA